A window of Pseudodesulfovibrio hydrargyri contains these coding sequences:
- a CDS encoding CoB--CoM heterodisulfide reductase iron-sulfur subunit A family protein, whose product MKIGVFVCHCGSNIAGTVDVASVAEQARNLPNVAFSTDTMYTCSEPGQDEIVQAIKEHGLDGVVVASCTPRMHEPTFRKTVERAGLNRYMFEMANIREHVSWIGKDKEANTRKALDLVSMAVAKLANDRVLTPSKFDINKRVLVIGGGVAGIQAALDCADGGLEVVLVEKTSTIGGKMAKLDKTFPTIDCSSCILGPKMVDVAQHPNITLYACSEVGDISGYVGNFNVSITKKATYVDWDACTGCGQCTEKCPSKKATDHFNEEIGTTTAINIPFPQAIPKKASIDPEFCIKLTKGKCGVCEKVCPTQAIRYDQQDEKVEEAVGAIIVATGYDLFDWTRYGEYGGGRYPDVITSLQYERLLSASGPTGGHVTRPSDGKEPETVVFIQCVGSRDKSVDRPYCSGFCCMYTAKQAILTKDHMPESQSYVFYMDIRAPGKMYDEFTRRAMEEYGTKYIRGRVAMIYPKGDKYVVRGSDTLLGTQVEVEADLVVLAVGAEAAKGAPQLAEKLRISYDSYGFYMESHIKLRPVETNTAGVYLAGSCQGPKDIPASVAQGSAAASKVQNLFSRDQLESDPQISQVDIKRCIGCGKCIQTCPFGAIEEMDFRGATKAHVIETVCQGCGICTSTCPQGAIQLQHFTDNQILAEVNALCQPTTILNYE is encoded by the coding sequence ATGAAAATCGGAGTTTTCGTCTGCCATTGCGGCAGCAATATCGCAGGGACGGTCGATGTGGCTTCCGTGGCCGAGCAGGCCCGGAACCTGCCCAACGTGGCGTTCTCGACCGACACCATGTACACCTGCTCGGAACCGGGCCAGGACGAGATCGTCCAGGCCATCAAGGAACACGGCCTGGACGGCGTGGTGGTGGCCTCCTGCACCCCGCGCATGCATGAGCCGACCTTCCGCAAGACCGTGGAGCGCGCCGGGCTGAACCGGTACATGTTCGAGATGGCCAACATCCGCGAACACGTCTCCTGGATCGGCAAGGACAAGGAGGCCAACACCCGCAAGGCCCTGGACCTCGTGTCCATGGCCGTGGCCAAGCTGGCCAACGACCGGGTCCTGACCCCGAGCAAGTTCGACATCAACAAGCGCGTGCTGGTCATTGGCGGCGGCGTGGCCGGAATCCAGGCCGCCCTGGACTGCGCGGACGGCGGCCTGGAAGTCGTGCTGGTGGAGAAGACCTCCACCATCGGCGGCAAGATGGCCAAGCTGGACAAGACGTTCCCGACCATCGACTGTTCGAGCTGCATCCTCGGCCCCAAGATGGTGGACGTTGCCCAGCACCCGAACATCACCCTCTACGCCTGCTCCGAAGTGGGCGACATCAGCGGGTACGTGGGCAACTTCAACGTGAGCATCACCAAGAAGGCCACCTATGTGGATTGGGACGCCTGCACCGGCTGCGGCCAGTGCACGGAGAAGTGTCCGAGCAAGAAGGCCACGGACCACTTCAACGAGGAGATCGGCACGACCACGGCCATCAACATCCCGTTCCCCCAGGCCATCCCCAAGAAGGCGTCCATCGACCCCGAGTTCTGCATCAAGCTGACCAAGGGCAAGTGCGGCGTCTGCGAGAAGGTCTGTCCCACCCAGGCGATCCGCTACGACCAGCAGGACGAGAAGGTCGAGGAGGCCGTGGGCGCGATCATCGTGGCCACCGGCTACGACCTGTTCGACTGGACCCGCTACGGCGAGTACGGCGGCGGCCGCTACCCGGATGTGATCACCTCCCTGCAGTATGAACGGCTGCTGTCCGCCTCCGGCCCCACCGGCGGCCACGTGACGCGCCCGTCCGACGGCAAGGAGCCCGAGACCGTGGTCTTCATCCAGTGCGTGGGCTCCCGCGACAAGTCCGTGGACCGCCCCTACTGTTCCGGCTTCTGCTGCATGTACACGGCCAAGCAGGCCATCCTGACCAAGGACCACATGCCCGAATCCCAGTCCTATGTATTCTACATGGACATCCGCGCCCCGGGAAAGATGTACGACGAGTTCACCCGCCGGGCCATGGAGGAATACGGCACCAAGTATATCCGTGGCCGCGTGGCCATGATCTACCCCAAGGGCGACAAGTACGTCGTCCGGGGATCCGACACCCTGCTCGGCACCCAGGTGGAGGTCGAGGCCGACCTCGTCGTCCTGGCCGTGGGCGCCGAAGCGGCCAAGGGCGCGCCCCAGCTGGCCGAGAAATTGCGCATCTCCTACGACTCCTACGGATTCTACATGGAGAGCCACATCAAGCTGCGGCCCGTGGAGACCAATACCGCGGGCGTGTACCTGGCCGGTTCCTGCCAGGGCCCCAAGGACATTCCCGCGTCCGTGGCCCAGGGCAGCGCCGCCGCGTCCAAGGTGCAGAACCTGTTCTCCAGGGACCAGCTCGAAAGCGACCCCCAGATCTCCCAGGTGGACATCAAGCGATGCATCGGCTGCGGCAAATGCATCCAGACCTGTCCGTTCGGGGCCATCGAAGAGATGGATTTCCGGGGCGCGACCAAGGCCCACGTCATCGAGACCGTGTGCCAGGGCTGCGGCATCTGCACTTCGACCTGCCCCCAGGGGGCCATCCAATTGCAGCACTTCACCGACAACCAGATCCTTGCGGAGGTCAACGCGCTGTGTCAGCCGACAACAATACTGAATTACGAATAG
- a CDS encoding FAD/NAD(P)-binding protein — MLEEIKITNEHNPYLPKIGTIIETVQETPNIKTLRIVLDDPEEMKNFTFHPGQVGQLSIFGTGESTFVINSSPTRMDYLQFSIMKAGEVTEKIHGLSVGDQVGVRAPLGNWFPYEDLKGKDIVFVGGGIGMAPLRTLLVYMLDNRADYGKISLLYGARSPQDMAFQYELPDWLGRDDLDTVLTIDNPSDGWEHKVGLIPNVLLEMNPSPENCVAITCGPPIMIKFTLQALAKLGFADDQILTTLEKRMKCGVGLCGRCNIGNKYVCQDGPVFTYAELKELPNEL, encoded by the coding sequence ATGCTCGAGGAAATAAAGATCACCAACGAACACAACCCGTACCTGCCCAAGATCGGGACGATCATCGAGACCGTGCAGGAGACGCCGAACATCAAGACCCTGCGCATCGTGCTCGACGACCCGGAGGAGATGAAGAACTTCACCTTCCATCCCGGACAGGTCGGCCAGCTCTCCATCTTCGGCACGGGCGAGTCCACCTTTGTCATCAACTCCTCGCCGACCCGCATGGACTATCTCCAGTTCAGCATCATGAAGGCGGGCGAGGTCACCGAGAAGATCCACGGCCTGTCAGTGGGCGACCAGGTCGGCGTGCGCGCCCCCCTGGGCAACTGGTTCCCGTACGAGGACCTCAAGGGCAAGGACATCGTCTTCGTGGGCGGCGGCATCGGCATGGCCCCCCTGCGCACCCTGCTGGTCTACATGCTGGACAACCGCGCGGACTACGGCAAGATCTCCCTGCTCTACGGGGCGCGCTCGCCGCAGGACATGGCCTTCCAGTACGAGCTGCCCGACTGGCTGGGCCGCGACGACCTGGACACGGTCCTGACCATCGACAACCCGTCCGACGGCTGGGAGCACAAGGTGGGCCTGATCCCCAACGTGCTGCTCGAGATGAACCCCTCGCCCGAGAATTGCGTGGCCATCACCTGCGGTCCGCCGATCATGATCAAGTTCACCCTGCAGGCCCTGGCCAAGCTCGGATTCGCCGACGACCAGATCCTGACCACCCTGGAAAAGCGGATGAAGTGCGGCGTCGGCCTCTGCGGCCGCTGCAACATCGGCAACAAGTACGTCTGCCAGGACGGCCCGGTCTTCACCTACGCCGAGCTCAAGGAACTGCCCAACGAACTATAG
- a CDS encoding hydrogenase iron-sulfur subunit encodes MSADNNTELRIVGFLCNWCSYGGADTAGVGRFQQPTDLRIIRVPCSGRIDPLFVLKSLVNGADGVLVSGCHPRDCHYSEGNFYARRRLEMLKRFLPILGIDERRFEYTWVSASEGQKWKTVVQTFTEHIHELGPAPKLDASLLKKAEALNLTQAA; translated from the coding sequence GTGTCAGCCGACAACAATACTGAATTACGAATAGTAGGGTTCCTGTGTAACTGGTGTTCCTACGGCGGTGCCGACACCGCCGGAGTGGGCCGTTTCCAGCAGCCCACGGACCTGCGCATCATCCGCGTGCCCTGCTCGGGCCGCATCGATCCGCTGTTCGTGCTGAAAAGCCTGGTCAACGGCGCCGACGGCGTGCTCGTGTCCGGCTGCCATCCGAGGGACTGCCATTACTCCGAAGGCAACTTCTATGCCCGCAGGCGGCTGGAGATGCTCAAGCGGTTCCTGCCCATCCTGGGCATTGACGAACGGCGGTTCGAATACACCTGGGTCTCGGCATCCGAGGGCCAGAAGTGGAAGACCGTGGTCCAGACCTTCACCGAGCACATCCACGAACTGGGCCCCGCGCCCAAGCTGGACGCCTCGCTGCTCAAAAAGGCCGAAGCCCTGAACCTCACCCAGGCGGCCTGA
- a CDS encoding 4Fe-4S dicluster domain-containing protein, which produces MSKLDELKNEIKKRLPDLDLVIGWEQGFDPLRTSPLFMRTEEDVDKLLWGPLCVHNLATYLPSMKGRKVGVVVKGCDSRSVVELLQEKLINRDEVVIFSTACEGVVSTRKIRDAIDTLDYVEEAVIDGDAFTVTADGVAYDLKMADVGASKCARCRNHAPVISDVFVGETPAEDLADDYADVTSFEEQPQEDRLAFWMGEMNRCVRCYACRNACPLCVCRDHCVAQSREPHWLTQEDTVQNKWFFQMIHAMHLAGRCTECGECERACPVGIPLLLLKRKMNKEILDVFDYRAGMDVNAVPPLQAFKVEEDNIKERML; this is translated from the coding sequence ATGTCGAAACTTGATGAATTGAAAAACGAGATAAAGAAGCGGCTGCCCGACCTGGACCTGGTCATCGGCTGGGAGCAGGGGTTCGACCCCCTGCGCACGAGCCCGTTGTTCATGCGCACCGAAGAGGACGTGGACAAGCTGCTGTGGGGACCGCTGTGCGTCCACAACCTGGCCACCTACCTGCCCTCCATGAAGGGCCGCAAGGTCGGCGTCGTGGTCAAGGGATGCGACAGCCGGTCCGTGGTCGAACTGCTCCAGGAAAAGCTGATCAACCGCGATGAGGTGGTCATCTTCTCCACGGCCTGCGAGGGCGTGGTCTCCACGCGCAAGATCCGCGACGCCATCGACACCCTGGACTATGTGGAGGAGGCCGTGATCGACGGTGACGCCTTCACGGTGACCGCCGACGGCGTGGCCTACGACCTGAAGATGGCCGACGTGGGCGCATCCAAATGCGCCCGCTGCCGGAACCACGCCCCGGTCATCTCCGACGTGTTCGTGGGCGAGACGCCCGCCGAGGACCTCGCGGACGACTACGCGGACGTGACATCCTTCGAGGAGCAGCCCCAGGAAGACCGGCTGGCCTTCTGGATGGGCGAGATGAACCGCTGCGTGCGCTGTTACGCCTGCCGCAACGCCTGCCCGCTCTGCGTCTGCCGCGATCACTGCGTGGCCCAGAGCCGCGAGCCGCACTGGCTCACCCAGGAGGACACGGTGCAGAACAAGTGGTTCTTCCAGATGATCCACGCCATGCACCTGGCCGGGCGGTGTACCGAGTGCGGCGAGTGCGAACGCGCCTGCCCGGTGGGCATCCCCCTGCTCCTGCTCAAGCGCAAGATGAACAAGGAAATCCTTGATGTCTTCGACTATCGCGCGGGCATGGACGTCAACGCCGTCCCGCCGCTGCAGGCATTCAAGGTGGAAGAGGACAATATCAAGGAGAGGATGCTGTAA
- a CDS encoding ferritin-like domain-containing protein, with translation MAYFFHANEIAKTAVEIERKGRAFYLRLEQEAKGEKTRELFGYLAAEEARHEQIFAALFERLGNVELPAWATREEYTAYIQGLIESHALFSDDMVTKRMAVIEDEREAVIMAMGFEKDTLLFFAEMESLVPESERQAIRDCMDEERVHLSRLQKILKEI, from the coding sequence ATGGCATATTTTTTCCACGCCAACGAAATCGCGAAAACCGCGGTTGAGATCGAAAGAAAGGGACGCGCCTTCTACCTCCGCCTGGAGCAGGAGGCCAAAGGCGAAAAGACCAGGGAACTGTTCGGCTACCTGGCCGCGGAAGAAGCCAGGCACGAACAGATTTTCGCCGCGCTCTTCGAGCGCCTCGGCAACGTGGAGCTGCCCGCCTGGGCGACCAGGGAGGAATACACCGCCTACATCCAGGGCCTCATCGAATCCCACGCCCTCTTTTCCGACGACATGGTGACCAAGCGCATGGCCGTCATCGAGGACGAGCGGGAAGCGGTCATCATGGCCATGGGCTTCGAGAAGGACACCCTGCTGTTCTTCGCCGAGATGGAATCCCTGGTCCCCGAAAGCGAGCGCCAGGCCATCCGCGACTGCATGGACGAGGAGAGGGTCCATCTCTCCAGGCTCCAGAAGATCCTCAAGGAGATCTAG
- a CDS encoding 4Fe-4S dicluster domain-containing protein — MDTIQMSHSVDAEFIRQVEQESGQNVSLCYQCGNCTAGCPYTEFYDIPVSQIMRGLQAGQRDKLMSCRSIWLCATCESCTTRCPNNIDVARIMDILRHMARKAGKTPEKEVKTFCDAFLDSVRHHGRVFEMGLMTKYMTRTGRFLTDMDLSVKVLPKRKLAMTPHNIVGKKSIAKIFERYNREGGE; from the coding sequence ATGGACACGATACAAATGAGCCACTCCGTCGACGCGGAATTCATCCGCCAGGTGGAGCAGGAAAGCGGACAGAACGTCAGCCTGTGCTACCAGTGCGGGAACTGCACGGCGGGCTGTCCGTACACGGAGTTTTACGACATCCCGGTGAGCCAGATCATGCGGGGCCTGCAGGCGGGACAGCGCGACAAGCTCATGTCCTGCCGGTCCATCTGGCTGTGCGCCACCTGCGAGTCGTGCACCACCCGGTGCCCCAACAACATCGATGTGGCGCGCATCATGGACATCCTTCGCCATATGGCCCGCAAGGCGGGCAAGACCCCGGAGAAGGAAGTCAAGACCTTCTGCGACGCCTTTCTCGACTCGGTGCGCCACCACGGCCGGGTCTTCGAAATGGGCCTGATGACCAAGTACATGACCCGGACGGGCCGATTCCTGACCGACATGGACCTGAGCGTCAAGGTCCTGCCCAAGCGCAAGCTCGCCATGACCCCGCACAACATCGTGGGCAAGAAGAGCATCGCCAAGATATTCGAACGGTATAACCGGGAGGGCGGCGAATAA
- a CDS encoding 4Fe-4S dicluster domain-containing protein has translation MAAKFLAKDKLISWLAELSESNRTLVPHREGQAVVFREFDGDTVPELERRPTVPPKGAVFPQCEPLMTFKYEKNPEDPGKVSLNVKERKDETPTVVFGARGCDAAGFNCFDRVYVTDKVTDQNYLARRKNTLFVTEVCAKPATTCFCNWVGGGPADTAGADVQLTPLVNGWLVEGVTERGEALMDSLYLTDGADRETEAQEVKKAAEALMGEACDLSGAPEKLLALFDDKDFWEAVSDKCLSCGACTYICPTCYCFNVTDENCGLQGVRLRTWDNCMSYQFTAEASGHNPRPAKANRFKNRIGHKFGYYPSLHGGNIACVGCGRCIKSCPVSMDVREVVRNVIAAPVAQGDK, from the coding sequence ATGGCCGCCAAGTTCCTAGCTAAAGACAAACTGATTTCCTGGCTGGCCGAGCTGTCCGAGTCCAACCGGACCCTGGTGCCGCACCGCGAGGGCCAGGCCGTGGTGTTCCGCGAGTTCGACGGGGACACCGTGCCCGAACTGGAACGGCGGCCCACCGTGCCGCCCAAGGGCGCGGTCTTCCCGCAGTGCGAACCGCTGATGACCTTCAAATACGAAAAGAACCCCGAGGATCCGGGCAAGGTCAGCCTGAACGTCAAGGAGCGCAAGGACGAGACCCCGACCGTGGTCTTCGGCGCGCGCGGCTGCGACGCGGCGGGCTTCAACTGCTTCGACCGGGTCTACGTCACGGACAAGGTCACGGACCAGAACTACCTGGCCCGCCGGAAAAACACCCTGTTCGTCACCGAGGTCTGCGCCAAGCCCGCGACCACCTGTTTCTGCAACTGGGTGGGCGGCGGCCCGGCCGACACGGCCGGCGCCGACGTGCAGCTGACCCCGCTGGTGAACGGCTGGCTGGTCGAGGGCGTCACCGAACGCGGTGAAGCCCTCATGGACAGCCTGTACCTGACCGACGGCGCCGACCGCGAGACCGAGGCCCAGGAGGTCAAGAAGGCGGCCGAGGCGCTCATGGGCGAGGCCTGCGACCTGTCCGGAGCCCCGGAGAAGCTGCTCGCCCTGTTCGACGACAAGGACTTCTGGGAAGCCGTGTCCGACAAGTGCCTGAGCTGCGGGGCGTGCACCTACATCTGCCCCACCTGCTACTGCTTCAACGTCACCGACGAGAACTGCGGCCTGCAGGGCGTCCGCCTGCGGACCTGGGACAACTGCATGTCCTACCAGTTCACGGCCGAGGCCAGCGGGCACAACCCCCGGCCCGCCAAGGCGAACCGGTTCAAGAACCGGATCGGGCACAAGTTCGGCTACTATCCCTCCCTGCACGGCGGCAACATCGCCTGCGTGGGATGCGGCCGCTGCATCAAGAGCTGCCCGGTTTCCATGGATGTCCGCGAGGTCGTCCGCAACGTCATCGCCGCTCCCGTGGCCCAAGGGGATAAATAG
- a CDS encoding CoB--CoM heterodisulfide reductase iron-sulfur subunit B family protein, with protein MSDTLRFAYYPGCSGQGTSIEYDQSTRAICKALGIELVDIPDWSCCGSTPAHTVDHVLSGALSARNILQAESLQDVRGIITPCPSCLTNLKTASHRMRDAAFKAKVDSLLDKPCRNDLPIMSVLQVIYQELGPEAVKAKVTNPLTGLKVAPYYGCIMNRPPEIMDFDDCENPIAMDRLMEAVGAEVMPFPLKVECCGASYGIAKNEVVTKLSGKLLDIAVDCGAKSMVTACPLCQMNLDMRQDQINRANGSKHSIPIFYYTQLIGLALGMNGSSLMLDKLFVNPSTVIREMKASQAAAAS; from the coding sequence ATGAGCGACACCCTGAGATTTGCCTATTACCCCGGCTGTTCCGGCCAGGGGACATCCATAGAATACGACCAGTCGACCCGCGCCATCTGCAAGGCGCTCGGCATCGAACTGGTGGACATCCCGGACTGGAGCTGCTGCGGTTCCACCCCGGCCCACACCGTGGACCACGTATTGTCCGGCGCGCTGTCCGCGCGCAACATCCTGCAGGCCGAGTCCCTTCAGGACGTCCGGGGCATCATCACCCCCTGCCCGAGCTGCCTGACCAACCTCAAGACGGCCAGCCACCGCATGCGCGACGCGGCCTTCAAGGCCAAGGTCGACTCCCTGCTGGACAAGCCGTGCCGCAACGACCTGCCGATCATGTCCGTGCTCCAGGTCATCTACCAGGAGCTGGGGCCGGAGGCGGTCAAGGCCAAGGTGACCAACCCCCTGACCGGGCTCAAGGTGGCTCCCTACTACGGGTGCATCATGAACCGGCCGCCCGAGATCATGGACTTCGACGATTGCGAGAACCCCATCGCCATGGACCGCCTCATGGAGGCCGTGGGCGCCGAGGTCATGCCGTTCCCGCTCAAGGTCGAGTGTTGCGGCGCCTCCTACGGCATCGCCAAGAACGAGGTGGTCACCAAACTGTCCGGCAAGCTGCTGGACATCGCCGTGGACTGCGGAGCCAAATCCATGGTCACGGCCTGCCCGCTGTGCCAGATGAACCTGGACATGCGCCAGGATCAGATCAACCGGGCCAACGGCAGCAAGCACAGCATCCCCATCTTCTATTACACGCAGCTCATCGGCCTGGCCCTGGGCATGAACGGCTCCAGCCTCATGCTCGACAAGCTGTTCGTGAATCCCTCCACGGTGATCCGCGAAATGAAGGCAAGCCAGGCTGCGGCAGCCTCGTAA